The Erythrobacter insulae genome window below encodes:
- a CDS encoding DUF389 domain-containing protein, with product MSTDIPNPNETLSQEEKEATAVRPARSSFGSVKFSLLRWWMRDVVGTVNQSRVIEKRREDCLLSERYLFMTAMSAGIAVLGLLLSSPAVVIGAMLLSPLMGPIMGLGFALAIGDYLWLKQSARSLAWGSVMGIGLTAGLVYMSPIQTITPEIAARTQPNLFDLFVALFSALAGAYAMIRGREGTIVGVAIATALMPPLAVVGFGLATWNWTVFSGALLLYVTNLITIALTAWGMARLYGFKTTLSARNTLFQNIAVAVVFVGLAVPLAYSLQQIAWQTNAQRIVRSEIQESFDKNSIIDSLNIEFATDPIAVTAAMLTPRIETDAEVEIERALEDRLSRPIELTLTQYQVATGATAAEQAQLSAARASEEAVAVERADDLAKRLALVAGVDIEDVTVDRSRRRATVRSERLDGASLAAYRTLEMRIAATEPEWTIELLPPAVALDLEIPFGDDGPTVEGTRALSVVQWASSRVDLPIQLVGNAADAAAAAEILGTRGVDVSVVRNGSGRVRAEWAQPRD from the coding sequence GTGTCGACTGACATTCCAAATCCAAACGAGACTTTGTCCCAAGAGGAAAAAGAGGCAACCGCCGTAAGGCCGGCGCGCTCGTCTTTCGGCTCTGTAAAGTTCAGCCTGCTGCGCTGGTGGATGCGCGATGTTGTTGGCACCGTCAATCAATCCCGCGTGATCGAAAAGCGGCGCGAAGACTGTCTGCTATCCGAACGGTATTTGTTCATGACCGCGATGAGCGCGGGGATCGCTGTGCTTGGCCTCTTGCTGTCGTCACCAGCGGTTGTGATCGGCGCGATGCTTTTGTCCCCGTTGATGGGGCCGATCATGGGGCTGGGCTTTGCCTTGGCGATTGGTGATTACCTATGGCTGAAACAATCCGCGCGCAGCCTTGCCTGGGGCAGTGTGATGGGTATCGGACTAACCGCAGGGCTAGTCTACATGTCGCCGATCCAGACGATTACCCCGGAAATCGCCGCACGGACCCAGCCTAACCTGTTCGATCTGTTTGTGGCGCTTTTCTCCGCGCTTGCCGGTGCCTACGCGATGATCCGCGGGCGTGAAGGCACAATTGTGGGCGTCGCCATCGCAACTGCATTGATGCCGCCGCTAGCGGTCGTCGGGTTTGGCCTCGCGACATGGAACTGGACCGTATTTTCGGGTGCACTGCTGCTTTATGTGACCAACCTGATCACTATCGCGCTGACCGCGTGGGGCATGGCGCGCCTATACGGGTTCAAAACCACGCTTAGCGCGCGCAACACCCTGTTTCAGAATATCGCCGTCGCGGTGGTGTTTGTCGGGCTCGCTGTGCCGCTGGCCTATTCGCTGCAACAGATCGCATGGCAAACCAATGCCCAGCGGATTGTGCGCAGCGAAATTCAGGAAAGTTTCGATAAAAATTCGATTATTGATAGCCTCAATATCGAATTTGCAACCGATCCGATTGCGGTCACGGCGGCCATGCTTACCCCCAGAATCGAGACTGATGCCGAGGTTGAGATTGAACGCGCGCTCGAAGATCGGCTTTCGCGGCCTATTGAATTGACCCTTACGCAATATCAGGTTGCAACCGGCGCTACAGCTGCGGAGCAGGCGCAGCTATCGGCGGCCCGCGCCAGTGAAGAAGCGGTCGCGGTCGAACGCGCAGATGACCTTGCAAAGCGATTGGCGCTGGTTGCGGGCGTCGATATCGAAGATGTCACGGTCGACAGGAGCCGCAGGCGGGCAACAGTGCGCTCAGAACGTCTCGATGGCGCATCGCTTGCCGCTTATCGCACGCTCGAAATGCGGATTGCCGCGACTGAGCCGGAATGGACGATTGAGCTGTTGCCGCCAGCTGTCGCGCTCGATCTGGAGATCCCGTTTGGCGATGATGGACCCACAGTCGAAGGCACCCGTGCGCTGAGTGTGGTCCAATGGGCATCATCGCGTGTCGATTTGCCGATCCAACTGGTCGGTAATGCCGCCGATGCAGCCGCAGCGGCCGAGATCCTTGGCACCCGGGGGGTTGATGTGTCGGTAGTGCGCAATGGCAGCGGCCGGGTGCGCGCAGAATGGGCCCAGCCCCGCGATTAA
- a CDS encoding toxic anion resistance protein — protein MSTEAAPENKVATATKTATDFELTPPDPVPEIAPEKAAGLVPVSSEEKSKLDTKVDAFVTDLISVDANSPEFGEKVDQITRMGQEQIRAAAAHSNRFLDRPVRAMDADSSVGTDLAELRRTVEDLDPGRKSKLLAPRKLFGIIPFGNKLKNYFDSYTSSQGHIQAILERLEGGKKELHLDNAAIDTERQKLWEAMGELEQMIHIAKTLDERLETKALELDSSDPAKAKALRESALFYVRQRTQDLLTQMAVSVQGYLALDLVKKNNVELVKGVDRASTTTVGALRTAVTVAQAMTNQRLVLQQITSLNETTSNIIDSTSTLLREQTGQIHEQAAASTIPLETLQRAFQNIYDTMDEVDDFKVRALSSMKQTVNVLSNEVEKSKGYIARAEGQAKAQAKVASEPSLLALDS, from the coding sequence ATGAGCACCGAAGCCGCACCGGAGAACAAGGTCGCCACTGCGACCAAAACCGCCACCGATTTCGAGCTTACCCCGCCCGATCCCGTGCCAGAGATTGCGCCGGAAAAAGCCGCTGGTCTCGTTCCTGTTTCAAGCGAAGAAAAATCAAAGCTGGATACAAAGGTCGATGCCTTCGTAACCGATCTGATTTCGGTTGATGCCAATTCACCGGAATTCGGCGAGAAAGTCGATCAGATCACGCGTATGGGTCAGGAACAGATTCGCGCTGCGGCTGCGCATTCCAATCGGTTTTTGGATCGCCCCGTCCGCGCGATGGACGCAGACAGCAGCGTCGGCACCGATCTGGCGGAATTGCGCCGGACGGTCGAAGATCTTGATCCCGGCCGCAAAAGCAAACTTCTGGCCCCGCGCAAGCTGTTTGGCATCATCCCGTTCGGCAACAAGTTGAAGAACTATTTTGACAGCTACACCAGCTCTCAGGGCCATATTCAGGCCATTCTGGAGCGGCTGGAAGGCGGCAAGAAAGAACTCCATCTGGATAATGCCGCCATCGACACAGAGCGTCAAAAGCTGTGGGAGGCGATGGGCGAGCTGGAGCAGATGATCCACATCGCCAAGACTCTGGATGAACGGCTCGAGACGAAAGCTCTGGAGCTGGATTCGAGCGATCCGGCGAAGGCTAAAGCCCTGCGCGAAAGCGCGCTGTTCTATGTCCGCCAGCGGACTCAGGATTTGCTGACCCAGATGGCCGTAAGCGTTCAGGGCTATCTTGCGCTCGACCTTGTGAAGAAAAACAATGTCGAGCTGGTCAAAGGTGTAGACCGCGCCAGCACCACGACCGTTGGCGCCCTGCGCACCGCGGTCACCGTTGCGCAGGCCATGACCAATCAGCGTTTGGTCCTGCAACAAATCACCTCGCTGAACGAAACGACCAGCAATATCATTGATTCGACCAGCACATTGCTGCGTGAACAGACCGGCCAGATCCATGAACAGGCGGCCGCCAGCACTATTCCTTTGGAAACGCTGCAACGCGCATTCCAGAACATCTACGATACGATGGATGAAGTGGACGACTTCAAAGTTCGCGCGCTCAGCAGCATGAAACAGACTGTGAATGTGCTGTCCAATGAGGTTGAAAAGTCGAAAGGGTATATCGCCCGTGCAGAGGGCCAGGCCAAAGCTCAGGCCAAAGTGGCTTCCGAGCCATCTTTGCTGGCGCTCGATAGCTAA
- a CDS encoding polyhydroxyalkanoic acid system family protein, translating to MRVNLPHDLGKEEVRKRMRARSHEIAGYFPAGMATVETTWPSEDTMALTVTAAGQRIKGSVEVEDDNVVIEMNLPAMLGFLRGTLEHAVRTQGGKLLE from the coding sequence ATGCGTGTGAACCTTCCCCATGACCTCGGCAAAGAAGAAGTGCGCAAACGGATGCGCGCCCGATCTCATGAGATTGCAGGCTATTTCCCGGCAGGCATGGCGACAGTCGAGACAACATGGCCAAGCGAGGACACCATGGCTTTGACGGTCACTGCCGCAGGCCAGCGGATAAAGGGATCAGTCGAAGTCGAAGACGATAACGTCGTGATCGAGATGAACCTGCCAGCAATGCTTGGATTTCTGCGTGGCACGCTTGAACATGCGGTACGCACGCAAGGCGGCAAGCTGCTCGAATAG
- a CDS encoding biliverdin-producing heme oxygenase encodes MRSASGWTSTAAYGRFLALQYAARIPVETWLRENAPSDLRPPEQSQLIARDLATLNMPRPSVSSPFTLDVLPNDNASALGAAWVLAGSSLGNRAILKDLERNGRRHWPSAFLGDPGMLAFWKQLRPHIEMPASLKTLASATGAAIAVFDHFIANTSESGDLAQTCPAALV; translated from the coding sequence ATGCGCTCGGCCAGCGGATGGACTTCCACTGCGGCATATGGCCGGTTTCTTGCCCTGCAATATGCAGCGCGTATCCCGGTGGAGACATGGCTGCGCGAAAACGCCCCGAGCGACCTGAGACCGCCGGAACAATCGCAATTGATCGCCCGCGATCTTGCCACGTTGAATATGCCGCGTCCGTCTGTAAGTTCGCCCTTCACGCTGGACGTTCTGCCGAATGACAACGCGTCTGCTTTGGGGGCTGCATGGGTTTTGGCCGGATCATCGCTTGGCAATCGGGCGATCCTTAAAGATCTGGAGCGCAATGGCAGGAGGCATTGGCCTTCGGCTTTCTTGGGTGACCCTGGAATGCTGGCCTTTTGGAAACAGCTGCGCCCGCACATTGAAATGCCCGCCAGTCTGAAAACACTTGCTTCTGCAACAGGGGCGGCAATCGCCGTATTCGATCACTTTATCGCAAACACATCTGAGTCTGGCGATCTGGCTCAAACTTGTCCTGCGGCTCTCGTATGA